Within Kineothrix sp. MB12-C1, the genomic segment ATCAGATAAGACATGGATGCCGCATATCCGAAGTTCGGCACATATTTAAAGGATACGTTATAAATATAATGTGACATAGTAATCGTCGCATTAGCCGGTCCGCCGTTCGTTAAATTCATCGATTCGTCAAACAATTGTAAGGTGCCATTTGTAGACATAATTGCCGTAAGAAGAATGGTCGGCTTCAAAAGAGGAACCGTAATCTTACGAAAGCTCTGGAAAGGAGAAGCACCATCTATCTTGGCTGCTTCATAGATGGAATATTCAATATTCTGTAGTCCTGCCAGATAAAACACCATGTTGTATCCCGTCCATCTCCATACAAGGGCAATAATAATGATAATCCTTGCGCTAAAAGGATGCCCCAGAAAATTATAGCCTGTATGTAAAAAACCGAGATCGATCAAAACATTATTTACAAAACCATCCACCGCAAATAAAGAGCGGAATATAATCGCATAGGATACGAGGGATGTGGCGCAAGGGAGGAAAATCGCCGTACGGAACAACCCTTTAAATTTCAAATCCTTATTGTTGAGCATAGATGCCAGTACAAGTGCCAAAATGAGCATAATCGGCACTTGGATGATCAGGTAGAAAAAATTGTTCTTCAAGGACTGCATAAAAACTGCATCCTTAAACATCCGCATATAATTAGTAATTCCTGTATAGGACATATTTGCGCCTATACCAGTCTTAAAAGACAAAATGAGTGCTTGAACCATTGGAAGAAAGCTCATAATTACAATTAGAATTACCGCAGGTGTTAAGAAGGTCCATCCCGTTAAATTATGCTTTTGTCCTAAAGTCAATTTCTTTTTCATCTGTCTTCCTCCTCTCCTTTTGTTCTACCTATACCGAAATGTTTTTTATAACTAATGCTGCACCGGAAATAATGAGCATAATAATAACAAGCCGTTTTATTATCTTCTCAGGCATAAAACCCGATACCATTAAGCCTCCGGCCAGCCCCACCGCCATGAATGGCATAAGATAGGCCGCTTTTACAAAAACCTCTTTATTGATAATTCCGGACAATAGATAAATAATAATCCGGAAAGTATTTTCTATCATAAATACGATACAAATATTTCCTTTAAAGGCACCGCTATTTTTCGTTGTCCTGCTCATATAAGCAGCAAGAAGAGCACCGATTCCATATAAACCACTGATGAGGCCGGAAAGAGCGCCGATGAGAAAAAGTACCGCTTTGGAAGATTTGCCTCGTCCCGCATAATACTCTCTAACGAGCATCTCTGCTCCGAGAATCATAACTATCATTCCAAAAATCAGCTTTATGTGCTGTGCATTTGCATTCTTTAGAAACAACATTCCGGGAATACTTCCCAGGCATACGAGTATCGCCGGAAAGAGCCATATTTTTATATCCGTATTCTTCCTTTCCTTCCATGCAATAACGAGATTGGTCGGATATCCCACGATAAGCTCTACCGGCGTAATATCTATATTAGGGTATCGAAAGCTAGTCATCGTCGTAAATACAAGCGTATTGGCGAATCCACACATCCCTTTTACGAAAAAGGCACTTATTGCTGCAAATATCATAAGTTGGTCCATACGGTCATTACCAGGGAACGGCCTTTGTGACCGTCCCCTTTTCCTTTGTCTTAGTATTTCTTTCTTTAAACTTCAAGATAATTCTTTACCTTCCCATCGAGAAGTTAACGGTATCTTGAGCCATCTGCAATTCGCTTGCCACATCTGAGCCTGAAACGATATTGGTAATTGCTGTCGCAACCGCATCGCGAGCTTCATAGAAATAAACGCCTGTTTCACATTCGGGAATGTTTCCTGCAAATTCGATAATCTTCGCATATACGGCATCTCCACCGAAGAAATCATTCGCCTTTCCGTACATATCGCTTTCACCAGCCGGTAAGTAACATGCAATGGCTCCTGTATCCAAAATGGATTCATAGAATTCTACGCTTCCGCCGAATGTGGAACCCATAAAATCTACTGCAAGGTCAATGTTCTTGCAATTCGATGTAATTGCCCAGCTAGATCCACCTTGATTCGCATAATTTGTTGCCGTCGCTGCATTATCTAATCTCGGCATATTGGTTATTGCCCAATTTCCTGCCTGATCATCTGCCGCCTGGATAGAAGCCATAATCCAACATCCGGCCATTGTTCCGGCAACTGTTCCGCTGTTCAAAGTACCGATATAGGAATCCCAGTCATTCACTTCCACGAGAACACCGCTTTTTACCAATTCAGCATAGGTACTCATAACCTCTTCCAAAATTGCATTATCTACAATCTGTGCCAGGTTTTCATCGTTAAAGAAGCCGCCTCCTGCAGACTGAAGCATCATAACGATAATATCGGATTCTCCACCCACACAAGAAAGCATTGGTTTACCCGTCTTCTCAAGAACTACTTTTCCTTTTTCAATGAACTCGGACCATGTAATATTTTCAAAGTCAGAAATGGTGAAGCCTGCCTGTTCCAATAAATCCGTTCTGTAGGATGCAATTACCGCACCGTTATCGAAAGGAACACCGAAGTTCATTCCATCCACTGTGGAAAAACTCACCTTACCGGAAGAAAACTGACTGTAGTCCAATTTATCCGTTAAGTTCGTAAATGCATTGGGATAGCTGATAACATTCTTCTGGAAAGCGGCATCCTGCATTAACAGAATATCGGGCAGAGTATCGAGATTGCCCGAAGTTGCTGCTGTTGTCAACTTCGTCTGTACATCTTCCCACGGTGTCTCCAGCACTTCGAGAACAAAGTTCGGATGGTCTTTCTGATAAAGTTCTGCCGCCTTGTTCATCGCATTGATATTAAATGCCGGATCCCAGCACCATACCGTCAGTTTCTCTTCACCTGCCGCTTCCGCGGAAGCGTCTTGTGTGTCTTCGTTAGATGTTTCTACATCTGAAACTGCCTCTGTATTGCTTTCCTTTGTCGTAGCTGTGATTTCAGAATTTGCCGTCTCGGAGCTCCCCCCGCAGCCTGCCAATAAGGAAACGGATAATGCTGCCGTCAAAATGGCACTTACAAGTTTTTTCTTCATTTTCTTTCCTCCCAATTGATTATTTAATAGGTAATCTGCTTTGCATCATTAGAACTTTGCTACCGTTTGCGCAATTGCTTGTTCTGAAATTAATCATACTAAATTCTATAATTATTGTCTATTGACAGAATATACTTTTGTTTATGCTTATTTTTTTACCTTTTGCATATAAATTTTATTTTTTTATGCGCTCATTTGCGCACTATTGCGCAACCTTATTTTCTTTATGCGCACTCTCCTTTCTTTATTCCTACTTTCCCCATCCTACTTTGTCGAATCTCTGAAAATAATCTCATATCCCAAAAGCGTCCTAATATCCACACGGTTACCCTGAATCAAATCCAATAAAACCTTACATGCTACGCTGCCAAGCTCAATCGCATCAAAGCGAATGGATGTAATAGAAGGCGTATAATCTTCCAATACTTCACTATCATAGCAAGAAGCAACCTTCACCTGCCCCGGTACTCGCATATGTTCCCGCCGCAGCTTCGTTAAAATCCACCTGCATAACGTATCATCCATACAGAGTATACCATCAATCTTTTTCATAATGATCTCATCCACTATTTTCTCCGCCTTGAGCTTATTATGCACATCTAAAAATACATAATCAGGATTTACTCCGATATGGTTGTCCTCCAGCCCCGAGCAATAGCCATTGAATCTTGCATTCGTAACCATATGGCTTCTGTTATTGCCAATCATCGCAATCTTGCGCATTCCCCTTAGAACCATTGTAGAGACCATATCCCTGCACGCCTCTTCGTGATCATTATCGATTTGTATGACCTCAGGATCATCAATACTTCCAATGGTCACAAAGGGAACTTTAGCTTCTTTTAAGTATTTCACAAACACGTCATCCACGTAGGTTCTGGCAAGCACATAGCCGTCTGCCTTATGATTATTTACAATCCTTTCAAGGCTTCCCACATCCCTGTCTCCGGCCATGACAATGATTGTGTCATAATTATTCAACATGGCAATCTCCGTAATCCCTATCATGCACCTCTGAAAGAAGGGCAAATCAATAAGCCGCCAGTTACTGGGGATGACCAGCGCAATATTATTCGTCATATCCTTTTTTTCTTCGAAGAACAGGTCCGGATAACCACAAACATTAACTGCATATTCCCGTATCATCTTTTTTGTTTCTTTGCCGATACGCCCTTTTCCCGACATAGCCCGAGAAACAGTCGTTCTTGACACACCCAACTTCTGCGCAATCTCCGCATAACTCATCTTCTTATTATCCATAATGCTGCGCTCCTTTCCGGTCGTCTGATCGATATCTCCCGCCTGTATCTTCTTCATTTCCTGCTTTTATCGTACAAAAAACAGAGGTGCGCATGGACACCCCTGCTATTTTTTTACTATCCTTTTCTAAAGAATTCTTCTTTAGGAAACTTTTCTTTATTAACTCGTATTTTATAATTCCAGATGTTATCATATTTTCCCTCTTCATGTTTATTTATCGCTCAAACAACATGAACAGGCAACTGCGCAAACAATTTATAATGATACACTATTTTAATTACTCTTCGTTGATTCCTTTAAGCCAATCTCATAACCTAGCAGATTCTTCGTCTCGACCGCCTTGCCTTCCATATAATCGATCAATATTTTCCCGGCATTCCTCCCAAGCTCTCTGGCATCAAATTCAATAGAACTAACCGCGGGAATATGGCTTTCCAGCAAATTGCTATTATAAAAGGAGCTCACCTTCATATGGCGAGGCACCTCTATCATCTCCTTATGCAATTTATTAAGAACATAGAGACAAATCGCATCGTCCATGCAAAGAATGCATTCCACTTCTTTGCGAAGCAACTCTTCTACAGCGATTTCTGCCGCCACATAGTTCTCCACATCCATATAAATCAAACTGGAATTAGGTACTTTGCCAACCTTGGTCAGCGCATCCGCATAGCCTTGGTAACGATTTAGATTTACAATCAACTTCCTGCTGCCGCCAATTAGCCCAACTCTCTGATACCCCTTAAGAAGCAACATAGAAGTCAGTTCTTCGCAGGCCGATCGATGATCATGGTCAATTTGAATTACTTCATTGTCATCATAACTTCCTATCGTAAGAAAAGGAATTCCTTTTTCCTTAAGAAATTTAATAGCCAGGTCATCCACATTCGTTCTCGCCAGCACAACCCCATCCACCTTACGGTTATTCACCAAATGTTCCAGGTGAGATATATCACTCCAGCCGCTTACCGTAACGATAAGGTGATAGGAGAAAGTTTCCACTACCTCCAAAAGGCCCAGCATACAATGTTGAAAAAAGGGAATCTCTACCGTGTCACAATCCCCGGGCATTACCCACGCAATATTATGAGTTCTTCCGGAAATCAATCCATTTGAATTAATTCCCGGCATATAATTATGCTTTTCGATATAGTCAAATACCTTTTTTCTTGTGGCTTCACCGATTCGCCCCTTACCCGAAATCGCTCTGGATACAGTGCTTTCGCTAACTCCCAAGCTTTCTGCCACATCTTTAATTGTTAACTTCCCGGTAATTTCTTCTCGTTTCGCTATACCCACACTTTTGTCCACGCTATTCCTTATTATACAACTGTAGTGAAATGCCATATGTTCATATTAGCAATTGATACGCAGCTTCGTCAATACACCAATTCACTAAGAAACAAAGGGGGAAATTGGTGAAATTACTCATTTTTCATCGTCTCCAATGGAGATGCATTACCTTAAGGGTACATCTATAGTAAATAAATTTCAAATTATTACGCATACTATCTGTGAGGTGATAATATGGCATCCTATGTGTCCCCGGAACTCCGGGAAAAATTCGAAACACTGTCTATTGATTTAAAGAACAATATTTTAAAACGTAATGTAAGTTTGAATTCTGTTTATGACTTGATAAACATTCTTGAAGTGATTTCAAAAGAGAAGGAAGAATAAATCACAGTCTGCAAAGCCTTAAATTTCGTCAAAATTTTTCACTTTTCAACATGAAATGCATATAATATTACTGCAAGAAATTTCAAGGAGTAATAACATGGATTTTAACACGGATGAATCCTCCGACTATTCCGGCTTTGCGAGCGAGGCATCTAGTATCTTTGTAACTAACTTGGCATTAGATGCCATAAATAACAATCTCTTCTTTGCTACAAAGTGGACCAGCAGGAATATACAATTTGCACTCATGTCTGTTCTTGTCCGTTCTGAAACCGGATTGGATATGCATCAAAACTCAGATCGGTTTTTTTATGTTACTCAGGGCAGTGGGCTGGTAACTATGGGCAACTGGCAGGAATGCCTTAATTTTCAAGCACTTGTGCATACCGGTTTCGGAATATTTATCCCTGCAGGAGCCTGGTATAACGTAGTAAACGTAGGACAGGTGGATTTGAAAATGGTTACGGTGTATGCCCCTACTTTTCATTCCTATAATACCACATACACAACGAAAGAAGAATGGCTTTCACACCATGAACCTTAATCAAAAACTTATATCAAGATCAATATTTAATCTAACCCCATATTTCTCATAGGAAGGCAGCACAAGGAATATCCTGCATTGCGCTGCCTCTTTTGTGTGGATGATAAAAGTAAAAAGCGATAGATATAAAATAATATCTATTAAAGCAATTAATATCTTATACAACTTAGTGCAACCGGTTCATATAATACTATTATCTAATCTCACAAGGAGTAACAATATGGATATATTTCCCGGCCGCTCAAGCAACGTCAATCAGCCCTCCATTCCCTTTGTAACAAATTTAAGACGAGACGTCATGACCAATACCAACTTTTTTACTGCCCATTGGACTGGTCTCTATATGCAGCTGGGGCTTATGACAATTCCGGTCAATGGTAACGCAGGAGTAGATATGCGTATAAATACAGATCAGTCTTATTACATTGAGCAGGGAACTGCTTTAGTTATGATGGGTACGAGTCAGGAACACCTTAATTTTCAAGCTCAAGCTCATACCGGATTTTCTATATTGGTCCCATCCAGAACCTGGCACGATATTTTTAATATCGGGAATGTTGATTTGAAAATGTCCCTGACCATTGCACCCCCATTTCTTCCATACAATACTAATTTTGAAAGAACCGAGGATTGGATACCTACAAGATATTATTGATGCATCAATATAAGAATAAGATTCCTTTGTCATTCTGATCATTTATGCATATATTAAAACAACTACTAAGTTATGGTGTTATTATGCAAAATATTTATCGAAAATCTCTTGAAGCTACTATGTATTATGATGATATACCTGTATTAAAATATAAAATTTATTATCCGTGCATTGTATCCAGATCAGAATCCGCAAAAAACATAAATAATTTTTATTATCTCAATGCAAAAGCCAGTGAAGATTATTGCCGCACGGTCTTATACCAAATGGCTCGAGAAAATGCAAAGGATTCCACAGATAGACCATTCAATAACTATGAATTTATGGTTGATTTTACAGTAACATATAATCAGTGCTGCATTATTAGTCTCTATATGGACACTTACACTTATACCGGCGGTGCACACGGCAATACAATACGTAAATCGAATACATGGAATCTTAAAACCGGAAAATTAATGCAACTGGGCGATGTATATCCCCTCACACCGGACTCTTTGATCGATTTGCAAGAATGCATTCAGCAACAGATATCAGAAAGATTACAGGGAGATCCAGGCATATACTTCGATAATTATAAATTTTTATTGAGGGATAACTTTAATGCAAGTAACTTTTTCTTGCAGCCCTTGAATGGCATTATTTATTACCAACAGTATGATATTGCTCCATATTCAACCGGTATACCGGAATTTTATTTCCCTATATGCAATGTCTGTTGAACGTCTTAGTTACACTAAGACGTTCATTCACATTTGAAATCATCAACTTATCCAAAATAAATCTCATTGCCATTACCCATCAAGCAAAACCAAAGTACCGAAGCAATCCTATAT encodes:
- a CDS encoding sulfite exporter TauE/SafE family protein; its protein translation is MDQLMIFAAISAFFVKGMCGFANTLVFTTMTSFRYPNIDITPVELIVGYPTNLVIAWKERKNTDIKIWLFPAILVCLGSIPGMLFLKNANAQHIKLIFGMIVMILGAEMLVREYYAGRGKSSKAVLFLIGALSGLISGLYGIGALLAAYMSRTTKNSGAFKGNICIVFMIENTFRIIIYLLSGIINKEVFVKAAYLMPFMAVGLAGGLMVSGFMPEKIIKRLVIIMLIISGAALVIKNISV
- a CDS encoding DUF3298 and DUF4163 domain-containing protein: MQNIYRKSLEATMYYDDIPVLKYKIYYPCIVSRSESAKNINNFYYLNAKASEDYCRTVLYQMARENAKDSTDRPFNNYEFMVDFTVTYNQCCIISLYMDTYTYTGGAHGNTIRKSNTWNLKTGKLMQLGDVYPLTPDSLIDLQECIQQQISERLQGDPGIYFDNYKFLLRDNFNASNFFLQPLNGIIYYQQYDIAPYSTGIPEFYFPICNVC
- a CDS encoding cupin domain-containing protein, which translates into the protein MTNTNFFTAHWTGLYMQLGLMTIPVNGNAGVDMRINTDQSYYIEQGTALVMMGTSQEHLNFQAQAHTGFSILVPSRTWHDIFNIGNVDLKMSLTIAPPFLPYNTNFERTEDWIPTRYY
- a CDS encoding carbohydrate ABC transporter permease, translated to MKKKLTLGQKHNLTGWTFLTPAVILIVIMSFLPMVQALILSFKTGIGANMSYTGITNYMRMFKDAVFMQSLKNNFFYLIIQVPIMLILALVLASMLNNKDLKFKGLFRTAIFLPCATSLVSYAIIFRSLFAVDGFVNNVLIDLGFLHTGYNFLGHPFSARIIIIIALVWRWTGYNMVFYLAGLQNIEYSIYEAAKIDGASPFQSFRKITVPLLKPTILLTAIMSTNGTLQLFDESMNLTNGGPANATITMSHYIYNVSFKYVPNFGYAASMSYLILILVAVLAFVQMKVGDKRD
- a CDS encoding cupin domain-containing protein — translated: MDFNTDESSDYSGFASEASSIFVTNLALDAINNNLFFATKWTSRNIQFALMSVLVRSETGLDMHQNSDRFFYVTQGSGLVTMGNWQECLNFQALVHTGFGIFIPAGAWYNVVNVGQVDLKMVTVYAPTFHSYNTTYTTKEEWLSHHEP
- a CDS encoding LacI family DNA-binding transcriptional regulator, encoding MDKSVGIAKREEITGKLTIKDVAESLGVSESTVSRAISGKGRIGEATRKKVFDYIEKHNYMPGINSNGLISGRTHNIAWVMPGDCDTVEIPFFQHCMLGLLEVVETFSYHLIVTVSGWSDISHLEHLVNNRKVDGVVLARTNVDDLAIKFLKEKGIPFLTIGSYDDNEVIQIDHDHRSACEELTSMLLLKGYQRVGLIGGSRKLIVNLNRYQGYADALTKVGKVPNSSLIYMDVENYVAAEIAVEELLRKEVECILCMDDAICLYVLNKLHKEMIEVPRHMKVSSFYNSNLLESHIPAVSSIEFDARELGRNAGKILIDYMEGKAVETKNLLGYEIGLKESTKSN
- a CDS encoding LacI family DNA-binding transcriptional regulator, whose product is MKKIQAGDIDQTTGKERSIMDNKKMSYAEIAQKLGVSRTTVSRAMSGKGRIGKETKKMIREYAVNVCGYPDLFFEEKKDMTNNIALVIPSNWRLIDLPFFQRCMIGITEIAMLNNYDTIIVMAGDRDVGSLERIVNNHKADGYVLARTYVDDVFVKYLKEAKVPFVTIGSIDDPEVIQIDNDHEEACRDMVSTMVLRGMRKIAMIGNNRSHMVTNARFNGYCSGLEDNHIGVNPDYVFLDVHNKLKAEKIVDEIIMKKIDGILCMDDTLCRWILTKLRREHMRVPGQVKVASCYDSEVLEDYTPSITSIRFDAIELGSVACKVLLDLIQGNRVDIRTLLGYEIIFRDSTK
- a CDS encoding ABC transporter substrate-binding protein, producing MKKKLVSAILTAALSVSLLAGCGGSSETANSEITATTKESNTEAVSDVETSNEDTQDASAEAAGEEKLTVWCWDPAFNINAMNKAAELYQKDHPNFVLEVLETPWEDVQTKLTTAATSGNLDTLPDILLMQDAAFQKNVISYPNAFTNLTDKLDYSQFSSGKVSFSTVDGMNFGVPFDNGAVIASYRTDLLEQAGFTISDFENITWSEFIEKGKVVLEKTGKPMLSCVGGESDIIVMMLQSAGGGFFNDENLAQIVDNAILEEVMSTYAELVKSGVLVEVNDWDSYIGTLNSGTVAGTMAGCWIMASIQAADDQAGNWAITNMPRLDNAATATNYANQGGSSWAITSNCKNIDLAVDFMGSTFGGSVEFYESILDTGAIACYLPAGESDMYGKANDFFGGDAVYAKIIEFAGNIPECETGVYFYEARDAVATAITNIVSGSDVASELQMAQDTVNFSMGR